From Desulfurococcus sp.:
AGGAACTCGTAGAACTAGCTAGAACTGAGAGTGCTTTGAGAAGTATTGGTAGAGAAATACGCTCTGTTAAACGAAAAGTCAATGCCATCAACCATATCCTCATACCTAGATTGGAGTCGACTATAAGAATGCTCGAGTTGAAGTTCGATGAAAGGGAGAGAGAGGAGAAAGCAAGACTGAAGAGAGTTAAAGCAAGCCTTGAGAGAGGGAGGAGTAGTGGGTAGCGACTACATTGAGAGACTACTAGTCGAGGAGTTAAGGTTAGTTAACAAGCACGCTCCCTACGAGAGAAGAAAACTCTGCGATCTCCTTAAGACCGAAGTCCCTTTTATAGTGCTCAGAGATGGAAGCCTCCACTTATTAAATCCTCGTGAGCTAGAGATTCTTGCCGGGAAGCTCGGAGAAGACTCCTGTAGACTAGAGGTTCCAATAATCGTAGAGTACACTCCTAGCGGGAGAGAGGGAGTCTATATTGTGAGAGGAGAGGTTGAGGCTAAAGCTGTTGCACTACTACTCGGCTTAAGCAACTACACTGTACCATTATTCCTCAGTCTCCCGCATATTCTAGAGCTCAGACGTATTTTAAGGACTACTACGACAATCTTATTAAATCCAGGCTCGCTAACTCCCTAAGCGGGGTGCTTAGAGTGTCCACTATAAAGGATATTGATGAAGCAGTAGACGCTATAATCAAGGATGCCGAGAGGAAGAAACTGGGGATCTTGAAGGAGGCTGAGAGAAGAGCAGAGGAGATCTTGAAGCACCCTATCCCCGTCGACGAGTACAGGAGAGAAGCTGAAGCAATAGTATCCAGTGCTATGAAGAAGCGGGAGAAGATACTTGAAGACGCAAAACTAGAAGCTCAGAAGCTTAGAGAGGTAGCTGAAAAGAAGAAGAGGGAGGCAGTAGAGTACGTTGTTAGAGTGGTGGTGGGCCTTTAAATGGGGCTTATACTAAGTAAGCCCAGCGAGATGCTGAGAGTTAACGTGGTATTCCTCAGGGAGGATAAAGAGAGAATTCTAAAGATACTCCAGGAGGCAGGAGTAATAGAGATAGAGTTCGTTGAAGCCGAGAAAATCGTTAGAGAGTACGAGAAGCTGCACTCCCTAGCTGAGCGAGTAAACAGCCTACTTCAGAGGGTTAAAGGCTTAGTACTAGACGTATCTGTGACAGGGGTTGAAGTCTCCTCCATAGATATCACTCGAATAGAGAAGGATGTCACTGAGCTGGAAAGCGAGGTATCACTAGTAGAGGAGAGAGTAAAGGGGTTAAGGAGGCTTGCAGACTCCCTGAGAACCCTTCTAGAAGCAGTTAACCCGCTACCAGGCGGCATGGATGCAGCTGAGATATACTATGAGGGGAAGCGTGTATCCTCACTACTATTTCACGGGGAGCTCGAAGCGGTTGAAAAACTCTCAGAAGAGGTTAGCTCACTTGGCGTAGCTCAAGTCTACGTGAGTGGAGAGCATGCATCCCTCATAGCATACATCCCATCACGCGACTTAAACAAGGTTATCTCTAAGGCTGACTCCCTCGGCGTATGGTTCCCTAGCAAGCAGCTCTTAGAGCAAGTAGAGCTTAAAGGCGATGTACACTCGCTTCGAGTAAAGCTCTCAGAGAGGATCAAGGAGCTTGAGATGGAGGCTTCAAGCCTCGAGAAGAAGATTACTGAGACCGTGAGGTCTAGGAGTGAGGTTCTAGGAAAGTATCTTTTAATCCTGGAGAACCAGATGCAACGGTATAGAGCGCTAGGGTTAACAACGGATTTAAGGCATGTGTCAGCTGTGACAGGCTGGATTCCAAAGGACTCTGTTAAACTACTCGAGAACCTAGTTAGAGATTACAGTGCACCAGTTTTCATAGAGTATAGGAGTCCTGTGAAAGGAGTTGATGAACCCCCCACGAAATTCAATAACAGGGGGCCGGTGAAATTCTTCCAGGTTATAACAAGGCTCTACGGTGTACCAGGCTACTGGGAGCCTGATCCCACTCCGATAATAGCGTACTCCTTTGCCCTCTTCTTCGGGATTATGAATGCTGACGCCGGGTACTCTCTCGCCGGCCTTCTAGCTATACTACTCTTCCTGGATAAACTAGTAGAGGATCCCCGTAGCCCTATATACAGGGAGTTCAAAGGAGCTTTAATATCGCTGAATATAGTATCGTTTATTCTAGGATTCTTGAGCGGCTCGATCTTCGGGGGGCTTCTAACTGATGTATTCGGTGTCAGCGTGCCGAGCTTGATCACAGTATTCAATAATCCACTCGAGTTCATAAAGCTAGCACTCCTAGTAGGCTTCATTCACATTAATATAGCTCACGCTCTAGCAACAGCGAGGTTCATCAGGGAGAGAAGGATCGGTGAGCTGCTTAACGAGGTAGGCTTGTTTACAACAGAAGTCTTCGGTATACCATACATATTCAAGGAGTTTCTAAAGTACGATATACCTGTTCTCTCAGCGATACCTAAGGATACACTACTCCATCTAACTCTACTAGGGCTTCTAATCCTGGTTGCAGGCAACTACCTCGCCATGAAGGGGCTTGGATTCATGATGTGGGTATTCCAGCTGACAGGGGTGCTAGGAGATGTTATGAGCTATGTGAGGCTTGCGGGAATAGGCATGTCGACGTTCTATATGGCTTTTGCCTTTAACATTACTGTTAAAATGCTAATGGAGGGATTAGCCAGCATGCTGCCAGGTATGGCTGGAGTAATATTGGCCTACGCTGTATCAATACCCTTACTGTTCATCATACACTTATTCATAACATTCCTGTCGATGCTGGGAGCATTTGTTCACTCTCTCAGGCTTGTCATGCTAGAGTTCCTCATGAAGTTCTACGATGGAGCTGGACGCGAGTATAGTCCTCTCTCGATTATAGCATCTAAGCGTATTGTGATCCCGGGTTAGAAGCCTAGCATTTATCTTCTACATTCATGGAGACAGCCTACTCTACCCTCTAGCTATTTCAATTAATTCTACTAGGCATGTACTTGTAGCTCTAGGTTCATGGTTCCCTCAAATCCCAGCAGCAATATTTAGAAGGCTTTTTAAATTAGCGTGGTTAATCTATTAAGCGGAATGATAAATGACCTCTAAGAGGTGGAAGCATGGACCCCGTATCTCAAGGACTAGCATACTT
This genomic window contains:
- a CDS encoding DUF61 family protein, with protein sequence MREGGVVGSDYIERLLVEELRLVNKHAPYERRKLCDLLKTEVPFIVLRDGSLHLLNPRELEILAGKLGEDSCRLEVPIIVEYTPSGREGVYIVRGEVEAKAVALLLGLSNYTVPLFLSLPHILELRRILRTTTTILLNPGSLTP
- a CDS encoding ATPase; this encodes MGLILSKPSEMLRVNVVFLREDKERILKILQEAGVIEIEFVEAEKIVREYEKLHSLAERVNSLLQRVKGLVLDVSVTGVEVSSIDITRIEKDVTELESEVSLVEERVKGLRRLADSLRTLLEAVNPLPGGMDAAEIYYEGKRVSSLLFHGELEAVEKLSEEVSSLGVAQVYVSGEHASLIAYIPSRDLNKVISKADSLGVWFPSKQLLEQVELKGDVHSLRVKLSERIKELEMEASSLEKKITETVRSRSEVLGKYLLILENQMQRYRALGLTTDLRHVSAVTGWIPKDSVKLLENLVRDYSAPVFIEYRSPVKGVDEPPTKFNNRGPVKFFQVITRLYGVPGYWEPDPTPIIAYSFALFFGIMNADAGYSLAGLLAILLFLDKLVEDPRSPIYREFKGALISLNIVSFILGFLSGSIFGGLLTDVFGVSVPSLITVFNNPLEFIKLALLVGFIHINIAHALATARFIRERRIGELLNEVGLFTTEVFGIPYIFKEFLKYDIPVLSAIPKDTLLHLTLLGLLILVAGNYLAMKGLGFMMWVFQLTGVLGDVMSYVRLAGIGMSTFYMAFAFNITVKMLMEGLASMLPGMAGVILAYAVSIPLLFIIHLFITFLSMLGAFVHSLRLVMLEFLMKFYDGAGREYSPLSIIASKRIVIPG